The sequence below is a genomic window from Candidatus Dormiibacterota bacterium.
ACCTCGGCGCGCAGCCGGGCGACCAGCTCGTCGACGGCGACGTCCTCCTTGACGCCGCGGCGGGCGTCCTCCACCCTGACCACGCCGTCGCCGCGCTCCACGTCCTGCTTGCCGACGACGACGATGTAGGCGACGCGCTGGAGCTTGGCCTCGCGGATCCGCGCCCCCATGCGCTCGCCGGGCTTCGCCGAGACCTCGCCGCGGAGCCCGGCCGCGGCCAACCGCGCGACGATCGATCCGGCCAGCTCCACCACCTCGGGAACGTCGTCCTGCACCGGGATGACGGTGCACTGCACCGGGGCCAGCCACAGCGGGAAGTGGCCGGCGTAGTGCTCGATCAGCACCCCGAAGAAGCGCTCCATGCTGCCGAGAAGGGCGCGGTGGACCATCACCGGCCGGTGGCGCTCGCCGTCCTCGCCGATGTACTCGATGCCGAAGTTCTCCGGCTGGGAGAAGTCGAACTGCACGGTGGCGCACTGCCACTCCCGCCCCAGCGCGTCGAGCACCTTCATGTCGATCTTGGGTCCGTAGAAGGCACCGTCGCCGGGGTTGACCACGATGTCGATGCCGCGGATGCGCAGCTGGCGCTCCAGCGCCGCCTCCGCCGCCTGCCACTGCTCGTCGGTGCCGATCGCCTTCTCCGGCCGGGTGCTGAGATAGATGCTCACCTCCTCGAACCCGAAGGTGCGGAACATCTCCATCGAGAAGTCGATGACCTTGCCGATCTCGTCCTCGATCTGGTCGGGGCGGCAGAAGATGTGGGCGTCGTCCTGGGTGAAGCCGCGCACCCGCAGCAGCCCGTGGAGCACCCCGCTGCGCTCGTAGCGGTACACCGTCCCCAGCTCCGCGAGCCGGATCGGCAGCTCGCGGTAGGAGCGCAGGCGGTCCTTGTAGATGAGGATGTGGAACGGGCAGTTCATCGGCTTGAGCTGGTACGGCCGGCCGTCCACGTCCATCGGCGAGTACATCGAGTCCGCGTAGAAGTCGACGTGCTTGCTGGTCTCCCAGAGGGTGCGCTGGGCGATGTGGGGGCTGAAGACCTGCTCGTAGCCGCCGCGGCGATGGGCCTCGCGCCAGTGGTCCTCGATGAGGCCGCGGACCAGGCCGCCGCGGGGGTGCCAGAGCACCAGCCCGCCGCCCAGCTCCTCGCTGACGCTGAAGAGGTCGAGTTCGCGGCCGATCCGGCGATGGTCGCGACGCTCCGCCTCGGCGAGCCGCTCGAGGTGGGCCTCGAGCTCGTCCCTGGTGAACCAGGCGGTGCCGTAGATGCGCTGCAGCTGCGGATTGCGCTCGTCGCCGCGCCAGTACACGCCGGCGACCCGGAGCAGCCGGGTGGCCTTGAGCATCCCGGTGTCGCGCACGTGGGGCCCGCGGCAGAGGTCGACGAAGTCGCCGGTGCGGTAGATACCGACACTGTCGACCGAATCAGGCATGCGGTCGATGATGTCGACCTTGAACGGCTGACCCATGTCCGTGAACAGGGCGCGCGCGTCCTCGCGGCTCAGCAGCTCGCGCTCGAAGGGGATGCGCTTCTTCACCAGCTCGCGCATCCTCCCCTCCACCGCGGCGAGCTCGGTCTCGGAGAGGGTGGCGCCGCCGGGCAGCTGGAAGTTGTAGAAGAAACCGTCCTGGATGGCGGGCCCGACGTCGTACTGCGCGCCGGGGTAGAGGTCGACCACGGCCGCGGCCATCAGGTGGGCGGCGCTGTGACGCAGGATGTCCAGGGTCGGGCTCTCGGGCGCCTCCAGCGGCGGCCCGGCCTCCGCGGCGTCGTCGACAGGATCGTCGGCCATGGGGCCGCATTGTAGACGGCGGCTTCAGCCGGCGAATCTGGACATGCCCGCGGGCACGTCCTCGCGTCCCTCACCGAGGCGGGCGATCGAGTCCTCCTGGTAGGAGATCGGGCGGCCGCCGAAGGGCATCGGCAGCTGGCGTGACATCGGCACCATGGTGCGGCCGGCGCGCAGCGCCTGGGCACGGAGCTTCTCGTGCCGCTCCGGATCGATGCGGCAGCAGTCGCGGCTGCAGTACTTGGCGGTGCGCTTCTTCACCGTCGACAGGCAGCCCCGGCGCGCACAGGTGCGCGCCAGGGTGGTCTGTGTCTGCACGCGAGTCGTCCCGTCCCCATCCATGTCGCCCGCGCATTGTCGACGGCCTCTGCGCGGGTTGTCAACCGCGTCTGAAGGGTGGATCTGCACATCCGCTTCGGCCACTGCAGACATGCGATTGTCCCAGGCTGTCGACGTTGTGGATAACGCGCACCCGGTGAACTGCGCACCCACCGCCGCCCTGTGCAGAACACTGTGCGTGACCCCAGCCCGATGAGGATCCTGGGGGCGAGGTCGAGCGGCCTGAGGGTCGACGGGGTGGTGGGCACAGACGGGATCGAACCGCCGACCTCTGCGATGTCAACGCAGCGCTCGTACCAACTGAGCTATGTGCCCGCACCACGGAACCGCACGGTGACAGGGGCGGACCCCCGATCCCAGCGGAGCCCGCATGATACCAGCAGGAGTCTCAGGCGGCCGCGGCCCGGTCGGCGGACGCCGACCCGGGAGTCCGGGCGGCGGCGCTCAGGTCCTCGCGGCTGACGTCGATCCGAAGGCTGCGCTCGCACTCGTGGCAGACCAGGTGGAAGGTGCCCGGCTGCTCGATGGCTCGCGCGACCGTCTGGCGGTGGCCGCAGCACTCGCAGGTGACGATGGCTCGCATGGACAGCCGCTCCGGAAACAGGGTGATGTGACCGGCACAGGGTGCCAGCGGCCGCCCCCTCGGACCCGCTCGCGCATCGCCTCTTGTCGAGCCCGCGACGCCACCGTTGCACGATGGGGCGCTCGGTTCGTTCGGAGCCGGGTCAGCCCGGGGGGTGGGTGGTGGCGGACACGTCGAGCACCCCGAGCTGGCCCCGCGCGAGGGTGCCGGCGACCACCCCGGCGAGGAGCAGGCCGCCGCCGAGCACGGAGACCACCCGGGCCACCCCGAAGCCGTCGGCGAACCCCCCGGCGAGCACCAGCGGCAGGGCCACGGCGGCGTTGACGATGGTGAAGATCCCCCCGAAGATCCGCCCCCGGGTGGCCTCGTCGGTGCGCTCCTGGAGGACGGTGAAGGCCGGGATCAGCAGCGCCCCGAGCGACCACCCGAAGGCGACCGCGAGGCCGATCGCCGCCGGGGCGGCGAGCACCGAGGCGGAGCTCTGCCGCAGCGTGCCCGGCACCAGACCCAGGCCGAGCAGCGCGGCGCCGGAGGAGGCCATCGACCAGGCCGCCAGCCGGGACCGGGACGGCTCGCGGCGGTGGCTGGCCCGGCCCAGCACCACGGCGCTGCCCACCAGCCCGGTGGTGAGCGGGATGAGGAGCAGATAGGTGTCGGTGGGCTGGAGCCCGAGCAGCTGCGACATGTAGCCCGGCCCCAGCCCGAAGACGCTGAAGACCACGATCAGCGCCACCGTGCTGATCCCCAGGGCGACCCGCAGGGCGGGATGGCTCCACAGGATCATCAGCCCCTCGCGCAGCTCCCGGCCGATGTTCCGGGCGGGCGGATGCTCGACCGCGGCGGCGCGCAGGCTGGTGCCCACCCGCCAGATGCAGAACGAGGCGGCCGCGAACAGCGCCGTGGCCACGTAGAAGGGGGCGGTCGCCCCCAGCACCCGGACGCTGATCGTGGCCAGCGGCACCCCCACCACCAGGGTGACCACGGCGGTGGTCATGAACAGCGAGGTGGCGGTCATGATCTGCTCGCGGCGCACCAGGAAGGGCAGGCTGGCGGCCTCGGCGGGGGCGAACACCTGGCCCACGGCGCTGAAGAGCAGGGTGATGACCAGCAGCGGCCAGGCCCGGTCGGACAGGAGGGGCACGTGCTGGCTCAGGGGGATGAGCAGGATCAGGCCCCCGCGCAGGAGGTTGGTGCCGAGCATCAGCGACCGCTTGTCGTGGCGGTCGGCGTACACCCCCGCGGGGGCGCTGAGCAGGACGCTGGGGAGGGTGTACGCGACCATCACCAGCGAGGAGCCGGTGCTCCGCCCGCTGAGGGTGTAGACCAGCACCAGCAGGGTGAACATCAGGAACTTGTCGGCCAGCTGGCTGCACACCTGGGCCGCCCAGAGCAGCCGGAAGTCGGTGCGGCGGAGCACGCCCACGAAGCCGTCGGCGTCCTCCGGACGGAGGCCGGGGGCGATGCGGGCCGCCGGGGGCGGGGTCTCGTCGGCCGGCCACGGGCCGGCGTCCGGCTCCGGAGCCGCCCGCCGGCTCACCCTTGCGCTCCGGCGGCCGCGATCGCCAGCTCCCGCCACTCCTCGAGGCTGAGCGAGCCGGGGCGCCGCCCGGGGTCGACACCCGCCGCCCCGAGCACCGCGAGAGCCCGCGCGCCGTCGCCGTCGAGGGCGTGGGTGATCCCGTGGCGCAGGGTCTTGCGGCGCATCGTGAAGGCGCGGCGGGCGAGGGTGAGCACCGCCGCCCGGTCTGCGGGGCCGAGCACCGTCCGCGGGGTGAGCCGGAGGATGCTGGAGTGGACCGCCGGCGGCGGCGTGAACGCCTCCGGGGGCACGTCGCCGAGCCGCTCGACGCCGGCGAGCGACCGCACCGCGAGGGTGGCGAGGCTCCAGTCCCCGGGGCCGGCGGCGAGCC
It includes:
- the thrS gene encoding threonine--tRNA ligase; amino-acid sequence: MADDPVDDAAEAGPPLEAPESPTLDILRHSAAHLMAAAVVDLYPGAQYDVGPAIQDGFFYNFQLPGGATLSETELAAVEGRMRELVKKRIPFERELLSREDARALFTDMGQPFKVDIIDRMPDSVDSVGIYRTGDFVDLCRGPHVRDTGMLKATRLLRVAGVYWRGDERNPQLQRIYGTAWFTRDELEAHLERLAEAERRDHRRIGRELDLFSVSEELGGGLVLWHPRGGLVRGLIEDHWREAHRRGGYEQVFSPHIAQRTLWETSKHVDFYADSMYSPMDVDGRPYQLKPMNCPFHILIYKDRLRSYRELPIRLAELGTVYRYERSGVLHGLLRVRGFTQDDAHIFCRPDQIEDEIGKVIDFSMEMFRTFGFEEVSIYLSTRPEKAIGTDEQWQAAEAALERQLRIRGIDIVVNPGDGAFYGPKIDMKVLDALGREWQCATVQFDFSQPENFGIEYIGEDGERHRPVMVHRALLGSMERFFGVLIEHYAGHFPLWLAPVQCTVIPVQDDVPEVVELAGSIVARLAAAGLRGEVSAKPGERMGARIREAKLQRVAYIVVVGKQDVERGDGVVRVEDARRGVKEDVAVDELVARLRAEVEEKRPR
- a CDS encoding MFS transporter; this encodes MSRRAAPEPDAGPWPADETPPPAARIAPGLRPEDADGFVGVLRRTDFRLLWAAQVCSQLADKFLMFTLLVLVYTLSGRSTGSSLVMVAYTLPSVLLSAPAGVYADRHDKRSLMLGTNLLRGGLILLIPLSQHVPLLSDRAWPLLVITLLFSAVGQVFAPAEAASLPFLVRREQIMTATSLFMTTAVVTLVVGVPLATISVRVLGATAPFYVATALFAAASFCIWRVGTSLRAAAVEHPPARNIGRELREGLMILWSHPALRVALGISTVALIVVFSVFGLGPGYMSQLLGLQPTDTYLLLIPLTTGLVGSAVVLGRASHRREPSRSRLAAWSMASSGAALLGLGLVPGTLRQSSASVLAAPAAIGLAVAFGWSLGALLIPAFTVLQERTDEATRGRIFGGIFTIVNAAVALPLVLAGGFADGFGVARVVSVLGGGLLLAGVVAGTLARGQLGVLDVSATTHPPG